The stretch of DNA AGACTGAACAAGATTATCAAATCAGCCTGTATTAGAGggctgattgtttttttttttttttcactgctatGTTATTATGATTGTGGTGCTTGTAGTGATGAGGACACAAAAGTgatgagtgagagtgaagtggTGAGGCATGTTGGTAGTGCTGCCAAACTTCAAGATAAAGAATAGATAGAGTTAGCAAAATGACATGTCTGGATCACCAGCTTGTCCAATCTATTTGTATACCAAGCTGACCATCCCACATGAGACAGCCCAAACtaaaccatacacacacacatcattgacACTCTTAGCCCAGTCAGCCCCTGGTGGAGAGGGACAGTCCCATGGCCCACCATACTGCACACCACCATCTTGCTGATATTGATAATTACCACAACAAATTTGTTTTGTTATGAATTTTTTGTGTTGGCATGAATGATAACTTGAGTATGTAGTGAAATGGGACATGGTGACGTAATAGTTGAGGCTTACAGTATTTATCATGCTTACTGGAGATATTTACTGAGTAAGTAAAGTCACTAGTTGACTGAAAAATGTGGTTCTAAATCTGATGTTTTGTTGTCTGGTACAGTACATAATTACTTATTACTTCTCGTGTTGTTAATGTATTGGTAATAAGCatatatttattgttgaatCTCTATATGAATTTGTTGATTATGTCAGAAATAATGTTAGGGTTACAAATACTTGGGGCATAGGTTGCAAGACAATCAGAAGAACATTTGATAGCCTTTCTGTATTGTATTAGCTGGTGAGGTTCCTCAAGGTAATGCTGGCAAAGCTGGCACGGTTCACTTCCATGTTCCGCTCTTATGTCCATCTTCTGTGCCATTGACATCCTTCATATGATCTAGCCCTTCTCAACctgtcctccccctcccacttcTTAGACCATGCTTATCCAGTAGTACCATTAGGTCTTTGCTACCTGGCACATTTTACACGTCCCCCCCCTGCATCCTTTTGTTACAATTATAATCACTTCCATGTGGCACCACCGCCAGACTTCTGGCTAAtgatggacttttttttttttttttcatacattgtACTTAGATTATGTATTTCTTCAGCACTTACACCTCAACATTTTTGGGAAGTTAAATCTTGTGTGATGTTATTTATGTGGGAAATCCGTACAGGTTACATAACAGACTTCTATGAACTTTGTATTATACTCCATAGACTTCTGAATCTCTACACTCATATTGAAAATGGGCATTGGTACCCTGTTCTCATGTGTGCATGTTCTGTATTTATTGAGAATTAAATCAGGTGCTGAGGGGAATCATTACTAGGACTGGTATGCTGCAGTGAAGTGAGGTACTTCCTTTGTTGACACTGACTTCTCTCTGTGTGGATGTGATGGGATGGCATGTGCACTCTGCTGTACATGTGTTAGTTTCGTTCAGTGTAGGATCATGTTTTATATTCTTGAGGCAGGGAAGGTTCATGTCTTCAGTTGGAGGAAGTGGTGACCATGGAGTACAATTTAGCAATATGTTATTTAGAAGTACTATGAAGTACATAATGTGAAGTGTTTATCTTGTGTGAAGGAAACCTGTTCTGTGTGGCTCTGTATTTTGTCTGTTGTGATCGACaaagtctgtctgtgtgttgatAAACTGTCATCACGAAGCACTGTCAGTATTcaccaccagtgtgtgtgtgtgtgtgtatgaaccaTCATTTAGTCCTGCAGTTTTAATTATTTACCTGATATATTCACTGTGTTACAGCAGTGTCACTTCACTGTCTGGACAAAGCTTCATGTTTCAGTCTTCACTGTTTGGTATGCACTCTATATATTAACTGTACTGTTTCTCCTGAAGACCTTAGTGACTGAGTTGGCAAAGCATCACAACACAAATGACTAACCAACAAAATGCAGTGAACTTTAAACCATTGCATTTCATTTGTGtataatttattgttttttaaatcttgttttattgtatttatttattttactcaaTAGTTTGCCATAGTTTCATTTTGGGCTTATATCTCTAAAGAATAAAATTTCACTTTTCCTCAGTGGCATTTGTCAGTGTGGCATCAAGTAGGTGTGTTGTGTAGCAGATGCCACACCCTTCCAGCTAGAGAAAGGCAACTCCTCCCTTTGTGACAGAGAGAACCTAATCAGTCTTAGATGGGTTTCCTAACTCTATTGccattcataagttcactctCAGGTGGATGAAAGTTTTAGAACCTTGAAATGTTCTCCTATCTTCATCTCTAAAACCAATTAGACTGGATGGTGCTTGACCCTCTCTTCAACTTAGGGATTTGTATTATgtcatatctgtgtgtgtgtgtgtgtgtgtgtgtgtttttcactgtttgatctgctgcagtctctgacgagacagccagacgttatcctacggaacgagctcagagctcattatttccgatcttcggataggcctgagaccaggcacacaccacacaccgggacaacaaggtcacaactccttgatttacatcccgtacctactcactgctaggtgaacaggggctacacgtgaaaggagacacacccaaatatctccacccggccggggaatcgaaccccggtcctctggcgtgtgaagccagcgctctaaccactgagctaccaggcacgtgtgtgtgtgtgtgtgtgtgtgtgtgtgtgtgtgtgtgtgtgtgtgtgggtttgtgtgaAAAGTTTTGAAGTTGTCCCTCATTGAATCTTGTTGCTTCCACCTTTAGTTGGACATAGTATATACGCAGTTATGTACGTTTTAGTTTGTCTTGCTTTACATACATTTTGACTAGCCACTATATGACTATATGTACTATTGCTACATTATGATACAGGATGATAAGAAATAACTAATTTCCTGTTTTAATTGGAATTTCTTACAGTGGTggtaaaaaaacagtaacatgTTTGAAATTTCTACTGCCTTAATAAGAAGTATTTTCATGCCACTTGAGGCAGGCCTCTTATCAATAGTTTGATTCACCTACTCCAGAAAGTCTTATAAACAAATGGTCCCAAAGTAGCTCTACATGATATTGTGTACACTCATTGTGGCTGCAGGCTGGCCATCCTGCCCCTAAGCAGTCTCACATATGAAGGGATACTTCTCTCCGCAGAAGAAGTTGTTTGCATGGTAACCAGACCACTTGTCCAGGAAAACACACTTCTTGCCAGGGTTCCTGCTTGGCTGACCGGGCTTCCACTCCCCTCGCTCCATATTCCTTCCTGTGAGCCATTCCCATCTTCGCCTGGCAAGAACAAGGCGGGCACCTACCCAGAAGGCATCAGCTGCAAGTAGTAATGATAAATCTTAGCTCACACAATAACGATACATCAATAAAGTAATGATTATCATCAGAAGTTAACATCTGATGCAAGAATTATGTTTTTTGAGTTCTTCAAATAGTAAATTGAACACATGCTCACAGTAGTAGCGGATCAAGTAATCCTGGAGTTGTTCCAGCCTCCAAGGGGAAGCCAGCCTGCCGCCGTAGCTCTGACAGAAGGCAAAAGCGTCGCCCCACGTCCTCCAGTCCCGCGCATTGTGCACCAACATGTAGCAGCCTTGGGCCAGCAGTGTGAAGGGCGAGGGACAACTGGTGGCTGGCAGAAGGTGATAGGTGTCAATATGCATATGACCAGCCATTAATACATTCCCTATTATTGAAGATTAtctaaatacttaaaaaaaaaaaaaaaagcagcagacGGGCCACCTgctcagaaactcacgtggcgGGGGCACTGTGTATGGGAGtgaggtagtggttgtggtggtggtggtggttgtggtcgtgGAAGTCGAGGTTGTACGATTAGGGGCCCTGGTCGTGATATCCTCATCCTCATActcatcttcatcctcgtcctcttcttggTCCGTTTCCTCAGGTTCGTCCGTTGGAGTGGCCTCAGTAGTCGTCGGCTTTGGAGGGAAGATAGAGAATGTCTCCCACCAGTTTCCAATGCCCTTCGCCAAGTCGCTGATAGGATTACTCTCGGAGTCTGTGTAATTGAGGTCcccgtcctcgtcttcctccagcTCTATGGTAAAGTCGATGATGTCGTCGGGTTCAGGCTCTGTGGTCGCCTCCACTGAACCTGCTGACTCTGTAATAAACGAGCGTGGACGGAGAAGAGTTCATTTAATTCATTTATGCCCCCTACCAAGCTCCAGCAGTAACAAGGAATAACTCCCGTACTGATGTCCACAATTTCGAAATGGTTTTTATCATTTGAGGTCTTTTAGATATGCCTATTCACAGTTCATTTGACGGTCATCAGTAAACCAGCAAAGAATGAGAATCACCAACTGTCCAGAAGATGATTTCATGAGCTAAGGATAATTTTCGAAGTTGTCCTCATGTACACGCCAGTGCATCGTATTCACTACATTCATAAAAGCGTCGCTTATGTCTGTTCTAATCACATTTACATTAAAGTAGTGCATAATAGTTGGTTTTAAAGAATACTGTTTCTGGCAAGCTCTTTGGCAAAAGAAACACCCACGTCAACACGCCACTGAAATTACCAATTAATATCAAATTTCCTGGCGTTAATTTATAAGGCAGAGAAGACAATAAGTGTGACGTACGGCAGGAATGGTCGTCGCTGGGAGGAGGAATTGCATATAGTTATGACATTAGAAGAGAGCGAAGGGATCAGCACAGCAATGGAACTACAAAATGTACTCGTATACTGAGATGAAGCTtagtttgaaaaaaataaataaataaatagatatatatatatatatatatatatatatatatatatatatatatatatatatatatatatatatatatatatatatatatatatatatatatatatatatatatatatatatatatatatatatatatatatatatatatatatatatatatatatatatatatatatatatatatatatatatatatatatatatatatatatatatatatatatatatatatatatatatatatatatatatatatatatatatatatatatatatatatatatatatatatatatatatatatatatatatatatatatatatatatatatatatatatatatatatatatatatatatatatatatatatatatatatatatatatatatataaaagacttATAATAgagttttgaaaaaaaagaggaaacagtgtaatagagaaaagagagagtgcGAGACAACAGAACGGTTACACTACCAAGCCATTCCGAGCGAGATAGGTTACATGAAGGGTCGACGAAACTTCTTAGAGGAGAGCATACGCGTGGGAAACGATTACCTTGTTTCTCGACAGGCTCAGTCTTAGTGATGGGGCTGGCGGTGGTGAAGGGAGCTGCGGCGCTGCTCACCTGACAGCTGTTCTTCACCTGGTTCCGCAGGTCGCGAACTTCGGTGCTCAACAGAAGCAGCAACTTCTTCATGGCCACCAGAACTTCTGTCACAGCACACTCGTCGGCGACTACTGTGTCGTTAAATGCCCCAGGGTCGGCTGAGGCCACTCCCCAGCACAGAGTCACCAGTAGGACCACTTGAGCACACCTCCACATCGTGACCACCAGGTACTGTGACAACTGTCCTCACGTTCCTCTGCACTCGTCTGCTTCACTTCCACGCCACGATCTCTGTTCCACAAAATGTGTTCTGAGGTACGCCCGTCTCAAAATATCTTTGCgtccttgttttgttgttacctGAAAGCGTTCAGTTATTGCGAGACAGTTAGTCATCGGCAGTGTACGACCCACGACACTAACACTAACATTCCCACTCTTCGTTTGGCGGTTGTAGGGGAGGAAGACACTGGACGGATGGCTTTGTACTGCAATGCTTGCCTCACGCCCACAGCTAGCGGGATACAAGTGCAGCCAGAGGTCGACGCAGCCTTCCATAGTCGGTGCCATTTGACCTCGGTGTGACGGCGCCATAAATCAATCCATTTCCAAATATTACATGCTCACCTTTGATCtttctcaagagagagagagagagagagagagagagagagagagagagagagagagagagagagagagagagagaggcatgtaaTTCGTGCCCTAGAAACTGAGATAAAATAGGTTCATGTACTGGAAAGACATCCGAGCCATTTCTCAGAACGTGTAAGAGCGAGGTGCGGCCGGACGGTGGCAGAGCGCAGAGGCGGAGCGGGAGGAAGTCACTGCAAGCTCTTATggtgaaacgctttgctctctcaccaccaccactaccactatcatagTTTCGTAGGCTACAAAACAATAGCCGGCTTCTCaagattttttctcttatactaATGTAAGATTCTTGTTAATTTTTCACCGGAACCCTAAAAAATCTCGTGGAACTTTCAGTAGCGTATTTTGAAGGTGCAGATGTTTTAATATATAGTCCATATACCACAAGTTTTGACTTTGACAGCATTATTTCAGCTTAGGATATTGTCATATTAATTTGACCTAACAGCTTGAAAAGTATCAAATATGTTGCACAtcgcacacacaaaaagagtGGAATGTTATCTGCCTGACAGAGACTAAAAAAAGGTTACAGTATGTTGAGGGTGATACCGCGGATCACTACCCAGTAACACGCTCAAAGGAATGTGGTCTACAGTGAGAACAGTGCGCACTCTAACAGTAAGAAACAAAGTAACGAGTTGTACGTGGCGATTCCAACACACGCGCGAGGAGTCGGCGGCGGCAGAGTAGATGGTGGAGTGTGAACGTGAAGCCGCACTGACACTCACTGGCCCCCGCTGGCCCGCTACTCGCGCCGCGGTCCGGGCATCCCTTCACCACCGCGGTTTGtatgaagcatttttttttcttaggatGAGGCAGAATGAGTGTAAAAAACAAATTATTCAACGGGGCTTCATGGGATTTGGATTTGAGACAAGTTCTCTCGGAGGCAAATTGCAGCTTAGTGCATTACAGCAGTTTATTATTATACAAGACTTTACCAAGGAATTTGGTATGAAGTTAACTTGGACGAAGTTATCGTCCATTAACTATGTTAATGGACGATAACCTCGGTCAGGTTCTCTCAGTGGCGAAATGTAGCCTAGACACACATGCATATTTGTGTGCCAAGGTCTTTGAAATTAGACTGATGAAGGGTACTTGGGACGCATTAGAGTTAATGGACGATGTCCAAGTGAACTTAATGAATTAGTAGGACTATGTATGCAAATCACAGGGAAATCTTAAAACGGTCATGTCTCAGGGCGAGGCTCCTTGACTTACTTCGCTGTTCTTGATGTTGATCTGTAAACCTTCTCCCGTCTTCTTTCGAAATAATCTAGTAACATCCTGCTGAtgcagttgttgttgctatcgctgtttctgctgctgctgctactgccgccgccaccgctgcctttgactatttatttatttatgtatagaaTAGTActgttaagaaaaataaaatgacataAGATGAACCAGATTTTGTATACTTGAAAATAGTCCATACACATGATTTCCAAGAATGTGTTATGCTTAACAGAGGCGCAGCGTGACGCCTTGACGGGGCTGGGACTACATGAGGGAGGCTTGGGAAGTTGGGAGTGCTCGGCAGGGGAGGCGAGACGGTAACTCTAGCCTGCCGCCTTCCTTAGCAAATAATCTGTTTTTATAAAGGAACTGGGACAGTAGACGAAGGCTGGAGTGGAGTCCCCATTTGGGTACATTTCTGCCCACGCCGTCTTTTAAAAAGTGCATGAGTGCAACGAACTACTGCCCAACTCAGCGAGCTGAACTGCCTCCCTTGGCAGGAGGCGCGCTGTCCCTGCCCTCTCAGCACTGTGACGCGAGGGTGGCTCTGTCTGTTCCttagtcttatttttttgtagaCGACGTTTAATGGTTtaatcctgtttttcttctacttcattatatttatctAGACAATTGAGGGAATATAAGCTCACGCTATGTGTCAGAAGCCGACGAGAGGAGGAATGTAAGGCTCACGCGATGCGTCAGACGCCGACGAGACGAGACAGCTCTTACGTGCTGCTCACTAGTCATGTCACTTGATGGGTGGGAACCCACGCCTAACTCACTACGCCCACCCCCCACGCAGTCCCAAAGTAGGTACACATGGGAGGTGGAAGGAGCAACCTGACTCCAATGGGAGGGACAAAGTAATTACTCCTGAAGACTAAACAACCTACATCACATCCAGATTTAAGTATGACAAGACActtcaggaagagagagagagagagagagagagagagagagagagagagagagagagagatttcaaagatgaaaattatatatatcttAGTAATTTCAAAAGATTGATTATAAAAGAACAATGTTTAAAAGCCTTTCTTATGAATTAAGTTACCAGAAGTCTGCGTTTATTTAAAGACTCGAAACTAaatcatcatgtgtgtgtgtgtgtgtgtgtgtgtgtgtgtgtgtgtgtgtgtgtgtgtatgtatgtgtaagaCAGGAGTGTAGGGTGTCTAAGCAAAGGGTAAAGCTCGCGGCGTTTCTTTAGAAGCTCTCCATCCTGGGTAAGCAGAGTGACAAACCACCCAAGAATAACAATTATCTCATTGCGTAGGTTATGAAAAGTCcccataagtgtgtgtgtgtgtgtgtctgtgtgtatgtgtatgtgtgtgtgtgaaggagagaacGTTAGCGTGAGGGTGTCAACTGGCGCGGCGTCTGCTCCCCAGCTGCGCCCGTCTGTCACAAAACAAGGCCTCTGCTCCGCCAGCCTCCTGTCTCCTttctgcttcacacacacacttcttgacAAACCCCggctaatcacacacacacacacacacacacacacacacacacacacacacacacacacacacacacacacacacacacacatcactgatagaaaatataagaaagaatggaaaaaaaattgagaaactgAGCTTGTGTCGAATCTTGAAGCGGCgtcaaaaataaaaccaaaaatgtTCAGTCAATATAAGAGGGAGTGGAGACACGCGGAGACAAGGTATGACTTGAAGTAAAGTATTGTAAGAATCGCTGTACATTTCACCTCGAACAGAcagaaaggacagaaaaggaGAGCAGACGAACGACTAAAATTTTGCAGTGGagatcagaaataaaaaaagaaaatcagtatTGAAATTAAAAGGTATATGAAAGAGACAAACAACGCGACATACGATATCATAAAACATACAAATACTAGACGAAGGGCTTAGCTTTGGTCACTGTGCATTGAATCAgtgaaaacaaagggaaaaagaaaagaaaactagctTCCCTCGAATCATTCAACGCCGTtcacgaaaaaaagaatgaaaaagaaaaggaactagatcatgattaagaaaaaaaaaggagcattgAAGAAAGACACATTTATTAGGCAAATGAGTACAATGTCGACAGTTTAAGCTTAACGATGACCCAAATCCTGTCGTTGTtgatattggtgatggtgatggtggtggtgatggtagtggtgatagtggtgatggtggtggtggttgtcacaGGGCAGTGTAGAGTAATGGGTGTTGTTAAGTAGCGTTTCTTAAGactggtgtgttttggtatgtgtcCCTTAGCGGTcctaaatgatgaggaaaacagtctctctctctctctctctctctctctctctctctctctctctctctctctctctcaacagcttTTCAGGTCAATTTTGTGCagcattttgttatagttatTAAATCAACACTGTttcgtctactactactactactactactactactactactggggctgttggtgctggtgcttctACTGATCTTTATTACTTCTTAGCAtcggtgttattgttattgtggtggtggtggtggtggtggtggtggctgttgtCTTTACTGCACCACTGTTGACTATAACCTGACACATTCttgcgccgcacctccactcTCCTCAAAAGGCTCTTTATTACTTGAAGTGACACGTTTTTTGAagtgatgtttttatggttctaatatTAACAAGACCTtcacattattaaccccttcaggagTTAACAGCAGAGACATTCTTGACAAACCCCGGCTAATCATcgctggccttggaaaattaatagtcgtgatgaaagagcaaagcaattttttttaatacgaAACTGTAACAAGAAACTTTTCCTAGTGTGCttcattgatgtgtgtgtgtgtgtgtgtgtgtgtgtgtgtgtgtgtgtgtgtgtgtattgtataaCCCCACGAAGAAGGACAAgacagaggaaagataaaacaacaTGAATAATAAGCTTGTGAAGTCTCCCATTACCACATCGGTGAATCTGTGTTGATAACTAAATATGGCGATGCGAGTCTCTATTTTCCTGTCAAGTTAAACGCGTGGTTGCTGACTTGTGTGGGGGTATCAACAGTCCATGGCGCCGGtgtctgtcagagagagagagagagagagagagagtaggatggAGTGGGGCGGCGGGAGGTGGGTAAACTGCAGTACTAAATTCTCTTTTTTAGCCAGTAGGGAAGTAACATtgtaaattgttgttgttgttgttgttgttgttgttgttgttgatctttatatttattttcatcattcttttccttgtacttctttatcttaattccttcttcacgacgtcctcctcctcctcctcctcctcctcctcctcttcctcctcttcctcctgctcccatATCTTgtactttccctcctttcttaataCGGAGGAAAAAGATCGCGAAAaatagtgttgttgttactgttgttgttgctgttgttgttgttgttgttgttgttgttgttgttgttgttgttgttgttgttgttatagttgatctttgtattcattttcatcatcctttcttttgcacttctttatcttccccttcacgacgtcctcatcttcttcctcctccgcctcctctaattcttctacttcttcctgtTAATCTTCTACTCTCGTATCTTCTATTCGCATTGTGATTCCATGTACTAGATAACTTTGTGGGACGTGAGACAGACACTTACTAAGGCTGACAAACTCCTCAgacgtcactactactactactactactactactactactactactactactactatactggaTTCATGAGGAGTAGAATGACCGGGGATAGCCACCTGTTCTCTGAGCGCACTTGAGTCTCATTCCGTGACGTTCAATGCGTGGAAGTGATTGCTCTTTTTATTGTGGTCATCGATAGTcttgaagagaaagaatacagcCATCACCACATCCATCACCAAAACTGCCACAGCGCCAACATAGCTGAGGGTCCGTGGTATGTTAATTCTTCGCTTGGGTGGCTCCTTGGTGGTCACATTCTCCCCAGATACCCAGGCTAGCTTCATCTTGATGCCAAGGGTGGGATCGAGCCCTTTGATGACAGACGTGGGCTCCTCCTCAGTGTCTGCTGTGGATCTGCGACTCACCTCGATGAaagtgtgaaggaggaagatgagactaACCCTCCCGATGcagtaaaggaagaagtagtCGATCAGTTTAGCAGAAGGAGAGttggggagggtggaggagagctGCGAGAAGAGTGAGGCAAGGACGATGAGCAGGGAGAGCGTCACCATGATCCGGTCATTGAAGTTCTCAATCCTGAAGTGCGTGAGCGTTGCATGCGCCAGGAAACACAGGATGATGC from Portunus trituberculatus isolate SZX2019 chromosome 9, ASM1759143v1, whole genome shotgun sequence encodes:
- the LOC123501456 gene encoding aggrecan core protein-like, which produces MWRCAQVVLLVTLCWGVASADPGAFNDTVVADECAVTEVLVAMKKLLLLLSTEVRDLRNQVKNSCQVSSAAAPFTTASPITKTEPVEKQESAGSVEATTEPEPDDIIDFTIELEEDEDGDLNYTDSESNPISDLAKGIGNWWETFSIFPPKPTTTEATPTDEPEETDQEEDEDEDEYEDEDITTRAPNRTTSTSTTTTTTTTTTTTSLPYTVPPPPTSCPSPFTLLAQGCYMLVHNARDWRTWGDAFAFCQSYGGRLASPWRLEQLQDYLIRYYSDAFWVGARLVLARRRWEWLTGRNMERGEWKPGQPSRNPGKKCVFLDKWSGYHANNFFCGEKYPFICETA